A window from Anser cygnoides isolate HZ-2024a breed goose chromosome 1, Taihu_goose_T2T_genome, whole genome shotgun sequence encodes these proteins:
- the TSC22D1 gene encoding TSC22 domain family protein 1 isoform X3: MAHPAMFPRRGSSSSSGSSCVTAPTAPGTGVGSAALSAEDYQPPLLVQPPPPSPAASSSAGPQPTPPPPQSLNLLSQSQLQPQPLAQTGAQMKKKSGFQITSVTPAQISASMSSNNSIAEDTESYDDLDESHTEDLSSSEILDVSLSRATDLGEPERSSSEETLNNFQEAETPGAVSPNQPHLPQQHPSLPHHPQQGVVINGSVHPHHVHHHHHLHHHHHGHHHPSHPGVGSAPISGGPPPSPSFRKLSTTGSSDNVISTAPGSAASSTGSPASVASNIRTTSTPGNLGVSPASGTSTLNNMGGGSSSVASSMLGTINLSNITSTGNVNALSGTSSNVNVNILSGVGNGTSASSSVINNVTNPTAGMAVGSSQQQPASGTSRFRVVKLDSSSEPFKKGRWTCTEFYDKENTAAVSEGVAVNKAVETIKQNPLEVTSERESTSGSSVSSNVSTLSHYTESVGSGEMGAPTVVQQQAFQGVGPQQMDFSSAAPPAIPASSIPQSVSQSQLAQVQLHSQEVNYPQQKPGVQPPAQASLTTVPGVQPAPVNILGVTPSLGHQQPAIQSMAQQQLPYPQPAQPVQTLPVVQQQQLQYGQQQQQQQQTVPTQMAAGHVKPVNQNSVTGAMPEYIQHQQILQPPAPAMQPSPAAVGAGPPVPVAQAQSMQPAVQAHPAAAPAQPVAHAPAALPGVGTGGQMLSVGQQGSVAAVVQPPPAANQIPPPVMPSTAAPPSSQVVQPVQTGIMQQGLQAGASGLPQQMVIAQQNALLPVQPQAQAVESVVQGMTGQQLPAVSPIPSASTVPAPSQAGSAVPPGIPSASIGLGQPQNIAQASAVQNGNLAPSVSQPPLISTSIGLPVAQSVPQQIPLSSAQFPAQSLAQSVGSQIEDGRRPTEPSLVGLPQAASGESGVGAPAVSDGTSSSAPSSASLFPLKVLPLTTPLVDGEDERSRDTRAFLTSSLSEDHLHMLFLSSQPDFFPAPTRWIPSQPALEVLCWIFVSSTELLHE; this comes from the coding sequence ATGGCGCACCCGGCGATGTTTCCTAGAAGGggcagcagcagtagcagcggcagcagctgcGTTACTGCTCCCACTGCACCAGGTACCGGCGTCGGGAGCGCTGCCCTCTCCGCCGAGGATTATCAGCCGCCCTTGCTGGTCCAGCCGCCGcctccatctcctgcagcaTCTTCGTCGGCGGGTCCACAGCCGACACCCCCTCCTCCACAAAGCCTGAACCTCCTCTCGCAGTCTCAGCTCCAGCCACAGCCTCTCGCGCAGACTGGAgctcaaatgaaaaagaaaagtggctTTCAGATTACCAGCGTGACCCCTGCTCAAATATCGGCTAGCATGAGCTCTAATAACAGCATAGCCGAAGATACCGAAAGCTACGATGACCTGGATGAGTCCCACACTGAAGACCTGTCCTCTTCAGAAATCTTGGATGTTTCTTTATCCAGGGCCACTGACTTGGGAGAACCCGAGAGGAGCTCCTCTGAAGAGACTTTAAATAACTTCCAAGAGGCAGAGACTCCTGGGGCTGTTTCTCCAAACCAGCCTCACCTTCCTCAGCAGCACCCTTCTCTGCCTCATCACCCACAGCAGGGCGTTGTGATCAATGGAAGTGTTCACCCCCATCATGTTCACCACCACCATCatcttcaccaccaccaccacggaCACCATCATCCATCGCATCCTGGGGTGGGCAGTGCCCCGATTTCTGGAGGACCACCACCCAGTCCATCGTTTAGAAAACTATCAACAACTGGAAGCTCTGACAATGTTATATCAACTGCACCGGGTTCTGCTGCATCATCCACTGGTTCCCCCGCATCTGTCGCGTCTAATATCCGCACTACGAGTACTCCTGGCAATTTAGGTGTAAGTCCTGCTTCTGGAACTAGTACCTTAAATAATATGGGCGGTGGTAGCTCTAGTGTGGCAAGCAGCATGCTTGGTACTATAAATTTAAGCAACATCACAAGTACTGGTAATGTAAATGCTTTGTCTGGAACTAGCAGCAATGTTAATGTGAATATCTTGAGTGGTGTTGGCAATGGTACGAGTGCTTCCTCTAGTGTCATTAACAACGTTACTAATCCAACTGCAGGAATGGCAGTGGGAtcaagccagcagcagcctgcatcTGGCACATCAAGGTTTAGAGTTGTAAAATTAGATTCTAGTTCCGAACCTTTCAAAAAAGGTAGATGGACATGCACTGAATTCTATGataaagaaaacactgctgcagtttcagaaggAGTAGCAGTAAACAAAGCAGTAGAGACGATAAAACAAAACCCGCTTGAAGTGACTTCTGAAAGGGAGAGCACCAGTGGGAGTTCTGTTAGCAGCAATGTAAGCACACTGAGTCACTATACAGAAAGTGTGGGAAGTGGAGAAATGGGAGCACCTACTGTGGTACAGCAGCAAGCGTTTCAAGGTGTGGGTCCACAGCAGATGGATTTTAGCAGCGCTGCTCCTCCGGCAATTCCAGCATCTAGTATACCACAGAGTGTTTCTCAATCACAGCTTGCACAAGTCCAGCTGCATTCTCAAGAGGTAAACTATCCGCAGCAGAAGCCAGGGGTCCAGCCTCCTGCACAGGCCAGTCTAACCACTGTTCCTGGGGTTCAGCCAGCCCCGGTTAATATCCTAGGTGTAACCCCGTCTCtgggccaccagcagcctgccATTCAGAGCatggctcagcagcagctgccgtACCCTCAGCCGGCGCAGCCCGTGCAGACGTTGCCGGTTGTACAACAGCAGCAGTTGCAGTACggacaacagcagcagcagcagcaacaaacgGTTCCTACGCAGATGGCCGCAGGTCACGTTAAGCCGGTGAACCAAAACTCTGTTACAGGGGCCATGCCGGAGTACATCCAGCATCAGCAGATCCTCCAGCCCCCGGCGCCTGCTATGCAGCCCAGTCCTGCCGCGGTAGGAGCGGGGCCGCCGGTTCCCGTCGCCCAGGCCCAGAGCATGCAGCCTGCGGTACAAGCACAccccgctgctgccccggcTCAGCCTGTCGCGCACGCTCCCGCAGCCCTACCAGGCGTAGGTACCGGCGGCCAAATGCTGAGCGTCGGGCAGCAAGGAAGCGTAGCCGCTGTGGTGCAGCCACCGCCTGCTGCAAACCAAATCCCACCTCCGGTCATGCCGTCGACGGCTGCTCCTCCATCTTCACAAGTGGTGCAGCCTGTGCAGACAGGAATAATGCAGCAGGGGTTACAGGCCGGCGCTTCGGGCCTTCCCCAGCAAATGGTCATTGCTCAACAAAATGCTTTGTTACCTGTGCAGCCGCAGGCGCAAGCGGTGGAGTCGGTGGTCCAAGGAATGACcggccagcagctgcctgcagttAGCCCTATACCTTCTGCTAGTACTGTTCCTGCACCGAGTCAAGCTGGTTCAGCTGTGCCTCCTGGCATACCTTCTGCCTCTATAGGTTTGGGACAGCCACAGAACATAGCGCAGGCTTCGGCTGTGCAGAACGGGAATTTGGCTCCGAGCGTTAGTCAGCCTCCGTTGATATCAACAAGTATAGGTCTGCCGGTGGCACAGAGTGTGCCGCAGCAGATACCGCTAAGCTCTGCCCAGTTCCCCGCACAATCACTAGCTCAGTCAGTCGGAAGCCAAATCGAAGATGGCAGACGCCCTACGGAACCTTCCCTCGTTGGTTTACCTCAAGCTGCCAGTGGTGAGAGCGGCGTCGGAGCGCCAGCCGTCTCTGACGGCACTAGCAGCAGCGCGCCATCCTCTGCTTCCCTCTTCCCGCTGAAGGTGCTGCCGCTGACGACGCCCCTCGTAGATGGTGAGGATGAGAG
- the TSC22D1 gene encoding TSC22 domain family protein 1 isoform X7: MAHPAMFPRRGSSSSSGSSCVTAPTAPGTGVGSAALSAEDYQPPLLVQPPPPSPAASSSAGPQPTPPPPQSLNLLSQSQLQPQPLAQTGAQMKKKSGFQITSVTPAQISASMSSNNSIAEDTESYDDLDESHTEDLSSSEILDVSLSRATDLGEPERSSSEETLNNFQEAETPGAVSPNQPHLPQQHPSLPHHPQQGVVINGSVHPHHVHHHHHLHHHHHGHHHPSHPGVGSAPISGGPPPSPSFRKLSTTGSSDNVISTAPGSAASSTGSPASVASNIRTTSTPGNLGVSPASGTSTLNNMGGGSSSVASSMLGTINLSNITSTGNVNALSGTSSNVNVNILSGVGNGTSASSSVINNVTNPTAGMAVGSSQQQPASGTSRFRVVKLDSSSEPFKKGRWTCTEFYDKENTAAVSEGVAVNKAVETIKQNPLEVTSERESTSGSSVSSNVSTLSHYTESVGSGEMGAPTVVQQQAFQGVGPQQMDFSSAAPPAIPASSIPQSVSQSQLAQVQLHSQEVNYPQQKPGVQPPAQASLTTVPGVQPAPVNILGVTPSLGHQQPAIQSMAQQQLPYPQPAQPVQTLPVVQQQQLQYGQQQQQQQQTVPTQMAAGHVKPVNQNSVTGAMPEYIQHQQILQPPAPAMQPSPAAVGAGPPVPVAQAQSMQPAVQAHPAAAPAQPVAHAPAALPGVGTGGQMLSVGQQGSVAAVVQPPPAANQIPPPVMPSTAAPPSSQVVQPVQTGIMQQGLQAGASGLPQQMVIAQQNALLPVQPQAQAVESVVQGMTGQQLPAVSPIPSASTVPAPSQAGSAVPPGIPSASIGLGQPQNIAQASAVQNGNLAPSVSQPPLISTSIGLPVAQSVPQQIPLSSAQFPAQSLAQSVGSQIEDGRRPTEPSLVGLPQAASGESGVGAPAVSDGTSSSAPSSASLFPLKVLPLTTPLVDGEDESCPQK, encoded by the coding sequence ATGGCGCACCCGGCGATGTTTCCTAGAAGGggcagcagcagtagcagcggcagcagctgcGTTACTGCTCCCACTGCACCAGGTACCGGCGTCGGGAGCGCTGCCCTCTCCGCCGAGGATTATCAGCCGCCCTTGCTGGTCCAGCCGCCGcctccatctcctgcagcaTCTTCGTCGGCGGGTCCACAGCCGACACCCCCTCCTCCACAAAGCCTGAACCTCCTCTCGCAGTCTCAGCTCCAGCCACAGCCTCTCGCGCAGACTGGAgctcaaatgaaaaagaaaagtggctTTCAGATTACCAGCGTGACCCCTGCTCAAATATCGGCTAGCATGAGCTCTAATAACAGCATAGCCGAAGATACCGAAAGCTACGATGACCTGGATGAGTCCCACACTGAAGACCTGTCCTCTTCAGAAATCTTGGATGTTTCTTTATCCAGGGCCACTGACTTGGGAGAACCCGAGAGGAGCTCCTCTGAAGAGACTTTAAATAACTTCCAAGAGGCAGAGACTCCTGGGGCTGTTTCTCCAAACCAGCCTCACCTTCCTCAGCAGCACCCTTCTCTGCCTCATCACCCACAGCAGGGCGTTGTGATCAATGGAAGTGTTCACCCCCATCATGTTCACCACCACCATCatcttcaccaccaccaccacggaCACCATCATCCATCGCATCCTGGGGTGGGCAGTGCCCCGATTTCTGGAGGACCACCACCCAGTCCATCGTTTAGAAAACTATCAACAACTGGAAGCTCTGACAATGTTATATCAACTGCACCGGGTTCTGCTGCATCATCCACTGGTTCCCCCGCATCTGTCGCGTCTAATATCCGCACTACGAGTACTCCTGGCAATTTAGGTGTAAGTCCTGCTTCTGGAACTAGTACCTTAAATAATATGGGCGGTGGTAGCTCTAGTGTGGCAAGCAGCATGCTTGGTACTATAAATTTAAGCAACATCACAAGTACTGGTAATGTAAATGCTTTGTCTGGAACTAGCAGCAATGTTAATGTGAATATCTTGAGTGGTGTTGGCAATGGTACGAGTGCTTCCTCTAGTGTCATTAACAACGTTACTAATCCAACTGCAGGAATGGCAGTGGGAtcaagccagcagcagcctgcatcTGGCACATCAAGGTTTAGAGTTGTAAAATTAGATTCTAGTTCCGAACCTTTCAAAAAAGGTAGATGGACATGCACTGAATTCTATGataaagaaaacactgctgcagtttcagaaggAGTAGCAGTAAACAAAGCAGTAGAGACGATAAAACAAAACCCGCTTGAAGTGACTTCTGAAAGGGAGAGCACCAGTGGGAGTTCTGTTAGCAGCAATGTAAGCACACTGAGTCACTATACAGAAAGTGTGGGAAGTGGAGAAATGGGAGCACCTACTGTGGTACAGCAGCAAGCGTTTCAAGGTGTGGGTCCACAGCAGATGGATTTTAGCAGCGCTGCTCCTCCGGCAATTCCAGCATCTAGTATACCACAGAGTGTTTCTCAATCACAGCTTGCACAAGTCCAGCTGCATTCTCAAGAGGTAAACTATCCGCAGCAGAAGCCAGGGGTCCAGCCTCCTGCACAGGCCAGTCTAACCACTGTTCCTGGGGTTCAGCCAGCCCCGGTTAATATCCTAGGTGTAACCCCGTCTCtgggccaccagcagcctgccATTCAGAGCatggctcagcagcagctgccgtACCCTCAGCCGGCGCAGCCCGTGCAGACGTTGCCGGTTGTACAACAGCAGCAGTTGCAGTACggacaacagcagcagcagcagcaacaaacgGTTCCTACGCAGATGGCCGCAGGTCACGTTAAGCCGGTGAACCAAAACTCTGTTACAGGGGCCATGCCGGAGTACATCCAGCATCAGCAGATCCTCCAGCCCCCGGCGCCTGCTATGCAGCCCAGTCCTGCCGCGGTAGGAGCGGGGCCGCCGGTTCCCGTCGCCCAGGCCCAGAGCATGCAGCCTGCGGTACAAGCACAccccgctgctgccccggcTCAGCCTGTCGCGCACGCTCCCGCAGCCCTACCAGGCGTAGGTACCGGCGGCCAAATGCTGAGCGTCGGGCAGCAAGGAAGCGTAGCCGCTGTGGTGCAGCCACCGCCTGCTGCAAACCAAATCCCACCTCCGGTCATGCCGTCGACGGCTGCTCCTCCATCTTCACAAGTGGTGCAGCCTGTGCAGACAGGAATAATGCAGCAGGGGTTACAGGCCGGCGCTTCGGGCCTTCCCCAGCAAATGGTCATTGCTCAACAAAATGCTTTGTTACCTGTGCAGCCGCAGGCGCAAGCGGTGGAGTCGGTGGTCCAAGGAATGACcggccagcagctgcctgcagttAGCCCTATACCTTCTGCTAGTACTGTTCCTGCACCGAGTCAAGCTGGTTCAGCTGTGCCTCCTGGCATACCTTCTGCCTCTATAGGTTTGGGACAGCCACAGAACATAGCGCAGGCTTCGGCTGTGCAGAACGGGAATTTGGCTCCGAGCGTTAGTCAGCCTCCGTTGATATCAACAAGTATAGGTCTGCCGGTGGCACAGAGTGTGCCGCAGCAGATACCGCTAAGCTCTGCCCAGTTCCCCGCACAATCACTAGCTCAGTCAGTCGGAAGCCAAATCGAAGATGGCAGACGCCCTACGGAACCTTCCCTCGTTGGTTTACCTCAAGCTGCCAGTGGTGAGAGCGGCGTCGGAGCGCCAGCCGTCTCTGACGGCACTAGCAGCAGCGCGCCATCCTCTGCTTCCCTCTTCCCGCTGAAGGTGCTGCCGCTGACGACGCCCCTCGTAGATGGTGAGGATGAGAG
- the TSC22D1 gene encoding TSC22 domain family protein 1 isoform X2, which yields MAHPAMFPRRGSSSSSGSSCVTAPTAPGTGVGSAALSAEDYQPPLLVQPPPPSPAASSSAGPQPTPPPPQSLNLLSQSQLQPQPLAQTGAQMKKKSGFQITSVTPAQISASMSSNNSIAEDTESYDDLDESHTEDLSSSEILDVSLSRATDLGEPERSSSEETLNNFQEAETPGAVSPNQPHLPQQHPSLPHHPQQGVVINGSVHPHHVHHHHHLHHHHHGHHHPSHPGVGSAPISGGPPPSPSFRKLSTTGSSDNVISTAPGSAASSTGSPASVASNIRTTSTPGNLGVSPASGTSTLNNMGGGSSSVASSMLGTINLSNITSTGNVNALSGTSSNVNVNILSGVGNGTSASSSVINNVTNPTAGMAVGSSQQQPASGTSRFRVVKLDSSSEPFKKGRWTCTEFYDKENTAAVSEGVAVNKAVETIKQNPLEVTSERESTSGSSVSSNVSTLSHYTESVGSGEMGAPTVVQQQAFQGVGPQQMDFSSAAPPAIPASSIPQSVSQSQLAQVQLHSQEVNYPQQKPGVQPPAQASLTTVPGVQPAPVNILGVTPSLGHQQPAIQSMAQQQLPYPQPAQPVQTLPVVQQQQLQYGQQQQQQQQTVPTQMAAGHVKPVNQNSVTGAMPEYIQHQQILQPPAPAMQPSPAAVGAGPPVPVAQAQSMQPAVQAHPAAAPAQPVAHAPAALPGVGTGGQMLSVGQQGSVAAVVQPPPAANQIPPPVMPSTAAPPSSQVVQPVQTGIMQQGLQAGASGLPQQMVIAQQNALLPVQPQAQAVESVVQGMTGQQLPAVSPIPSASTVPAPSQAGSAVPPGIPSASIGLGQPQNIAQASAVQNGNLAPSVSQPPLISTSIGLPVAQSVPQQIPLSSAQFPAQSLAQSVGSQIEDGRRPTEPSLVGLPQAASGESGVGAPAVSDGTSSSAPSSASLFPLKVLPLTTPLVDGEDESSSGASVVAIDNKIEQAMDLVKSHLMYAVREEVEVLKEQIKELIEKNSQLEQENTLLKTLASPEQLAQFQAQLQTGSPPSSSQSQGTTQQQPAQPASQGSGPSA from the coding sequence ATGGCGCACCCGGCGATGTTTCCTAGAAGGggcagcagcagtagcagcggcagcagctgcGTTACTGCTCCCACTGCACCAGGTACCGGCGTCGGGAGCGCTGCCCTCTCCGCCGAGGATTATCAGCCGCCCTTGCTGGTCCAGCCGCCGcctccatctcctgcagcaTCTTCGTCGGCGGGTCCACAGCCGACACCCCCTCCTCCACAAAGCCTGAACCTCCTCTCGCAGTCTCAGCTCCAGCCACAGCCTCTCGCGCAGACTGGAgctcaaatgaaaaagaaaagtggctTTCAGATTACCAGCGTGACCCCTGCTCAAATATCGGCTAGCATGAGCTCTAATAACAGCATAGCCGAAGATACCGAAAGCTACGATGACCTGGATGAGTCCCACACTGAAGACCTGTCCTCTTCAGAAATCTTGGATGTTTCTTTATCCAGGGCCACTGACTTGGGAGAACCCGAGAGGAGCTCCTCTGAAGAGACTTTAAATAACTTCCAAGAGGCAGAGACTCCTGGGGCTGTTTCTCCAAACCAGCCTCACCTTCCTCAGCAGCACCCTTCTCTGCCTCATCACCCACAGCAGGGCGTTGTGATCAATGGAAGTGTTCACCCCCATCATGTTCACCACCACCATCatcttcaccaccaccaccacggaCACCATCATCCATCGCATCCTGGGGTGGGCAGTGCCCCGATTTCTGGAGGACCACCACCCAGTCCATCGTTTAGAAAACTATCAACAACTGGAAGCTCTGACAATGTTATATCAACTGCACCGGGTTCTGCTGCATCATCCACTGGTTCCCCCGCATCTGTCGCGTCTAATATCCGCACTACGAGTACTCCTGGCAATTTAGGTGTAAGTCCTGCTTCTGGAACTAGTACCTTAAATAATATGGGCGGTGGTAGCTCTAGTGTGGCAAGCAGCATGCTTGGTACTATAAATTTAAGCAACATCACAAGTACTGGTAATGTAAATGCTTTGTCTGGAACTAGCAGCAATGTTAATGTGAATATCTTGAGTGGTGTTGGCAATGGTACGAGTGCTTCCTCTAGTGTCATTAACAACGTTACTAATCCAACTGCAGGAATGGCAGTGGGAtcaagccagcagcagcctgcatcTGGCACATCAAGGTTTAGAGTTGTAAAATTAGATTCTAGTTCCGAACCTTTCAAAAAAGGTAGATGGACATGCACTGAATTCTATGataaagaaaacactgctgcagtttcagaaggAGTAGCAGTAAACAAAGCAGTAGAGACGATAAAACAAAACCCGCTTGAAGTGACTTCTGAAAGGGAGAGCACCAGTGGGAGTTCTGTTAGCAGCAATGTAAGCACACTGAGTCACTATACAGAAAGTGTGGGAAGTGGAGAAATGGGAGCACCTACTGTGGTACAGCAGCAAGCGTTTCAAGGTGTGGGTCCACAGCAGATGGATTTTAGCAGCGCTGCTCCTCCGGCAATTCCAGCATCTAGTATACCACAGAGTGTTTCTCAATCACAGCTTGCACAAGTCCAGCTGCATTCTCAAGAGGTAAACTATCCGCAGCAGAAGCCAGGGGTCCAGCCTCCTGCACAGGCCAGTCTAACCACTGTTCCTGGGGTTCAGCCAGCCCCGGTTAATATCCTAGGTGTAACCCCGTCTCtgggccaccagcagcctgccATTCAGAGCatggctcagcagcagctgccgtACCCTCAGCCGGCGCAGCCCGTGCAGACGTTGCCGGTTGTACAACAGCAGCAGTTGCAGTACggacaacagcagcagcagcagcaacaaacgGTTCCTACGCAGATGGCCGCAGGTCACGTTAAGCCGGTGAACCAAAACTCTGTTACAGGGGCCATGCCGGAGTACATCCAGCATCAGCAGATCCTCCAGCCCCCGGCGCCTGCTATGCAGCCCAGTCCTGCCGCGGTAGGAGCGGGGCCGCCGGTTCCCGTCGCCCAGGCCCAGAGCATGCAGCCTGCGGTACAAGCACAccccgctgctgccccggcTCAGCCTGTCGCGCACGCTCCCGCAGCCCTACCAGGCGTAGGTACCGGCGGCCAAATGCTGAGCGTCGGGCAGCAAGGAAGCGTAGCCGCTGTGGTGCAGCCACCGCCTGCTGCAAACCAAATCCCACCTCCGGTCATGCCGTCGACGGCTGCTCCTCCATCTTCACAAGTGGTGCAGCCTGTGCAGACAGGAATAATGCAGCAGGGGTTACAGGCCGGCGCTTCGGGCCTTCCCCAGCAAATGGTCATTGCTCAACAAAATGCTTTGTTACCTGTGCAGCCGCAGGCGCAAGCGGTGGAGTCGGTGGTCCAAGGAATGACcggccagcagctgcctgcagttAGCCCTATACCTTCTGCTAGTACTGTTCCTGCACCGAGTCAAGCTGGTTCAGCTGTGCCTCCTGGCATACCTTCTGCCTCTATAGGTTTGGGACAGCCACAGAACATAGCGCAGGCTTCGGCTGTGCAGAACGGGAATTTGGCTCCGAGCGTTAGTCAGCCTCCGTTGATATCAACAAGTATAGGTCTGCCGGTGGCACAGAGTGTGCCGCAGCAGATACCGCTAAGCTCTGCCCAGTTCCCCGCACAATCACTAGCTCAGTCAGTCGGAAGCCAAATCGAAGATGGCAGACGCCCTACGGAACCTTCCCTCGTTGGTTTACCTCAAGCTGCCAGTGGTGAGAGCGGCGTCGGAGCGCCAGCCGTCTCTGACGGCACTAGCAGCAGCGCGCCATCCTCTGCTTCCCTCTTCCCGCTGAAGGTGCTGCCGCTGACGACGCCCCTCGTAGATGGTGAGGATGAGAG